The Malus domestica chromosome 10, GDT2T_hap1 nucleotide sequence GCAATATAACCACTATAAACCAGCAACATCAGTAAATGTTAGTGCGAATACGGCTTGAGGAGATGAATCTTTGAGTTGTTAATTTGGTATCTTTTCTTTTCAGTAATTACATTTTAGGATGAGAATTAAATCAATCAACTTTTCAAATAGATTATGTTACcataaataaagttttgtatTACTTACTACGTTCCCACAACCCTTCTTGTGTTTCCTTGAGTTTGATCAACTCTAAATATTCTTGCCATACCAAAATCGGCAATTTTTGGGTTCATTTCCCCATCTAACAATACATTACTCGCTTTAAGATCACGATGTATGATTTTAAGCCGTGAATCATGATGGAGATAGAGAATCCCTCGAGCAATCCCGTTGATAATCTTGTATCTGCTTGGCCAGTCCAATTTCACTTGATCCCCGGAGTCTATGTAGACATTTGAAAGCAAAGATTTTCCTTGGTTTGTTACAAATCCAAGTGTAATCAAATAGCATACGATATCACACATGATACCTAAATCTTATTAGAAGGGTACATACCATATAGAAAGTGGTCAAGGCTTTTGTTCTGCACAAATTCGTAAACAAGTATCTTTTCTGGACCTTCGGAGCAAAATCCTAGTAGCCTCACTAAGTTTCTGTGCTGAAGCTTAGCTACCAAAACAACCTCATTCTTAAACTCCTCAGCGCCTTGCCCGGATCCCCTAGACAACCTCTTCACGGCCACTTGTTGCCCATcaggaaatatgccctgaaaacATTTTAACCAATCATTACAAGCATCAAATTGAGATTTCATGAGTTCAACTTATCACTTTGCTCTAGCCAACTTAGCTACGCCCAGCTCTGGGACTCTGGCAAATTAAGATCATAAATTTGCTATGTGAAAATCACAACCTTGTAGACCTCACCGAAGCCACCCTTCCCTAGCTTGTTATGAACAGAGAACTTGTTTGTCGCTGCTTCAattgtagcaaaactaaactgcAATGACTCGACAGCATTTATTTCCGTCCCCACTGCTTACACAATCAAGAACAGAAGTTTATTAATCTTGATTCAGTAAATTAATCATAATCCAGAGTCAAACCGATTAGGAGTCGAAATTATATAATTTCACTGGATAtggaaaagaataaataaaactttaatATTTACCATTTTGTTCTTGTATCACATTGTACTTTTTCTTCGCTCTTCTTCTATGGAAAAGGCAGCCTACCAAGAAAAGCAATAGTGCAATTGGAACAACAATCGCCACTACGATCCATGATGAAATTTGTTCATCATTTCCTGCACAACATAATATTCTTTTTAATACACAAATGTACGTGTAAAAATTCTGAACACTTAACTGCctcatataaattaaatttaccATGAGATCTTGGCACTGAGCCTGGAGGCTGAATAggtggaggaggaagaaaaactgGTGTGGGCGGAGGTGCGGCAGCAACAAGTGTATAAAATGGATACACCTCATATCTAACATTACAACTAGGAAACAAAACTCTTCCTCCTAGCTTTCCGTCACAGCATGCCGGAAAAAGTGCAATAGCTCCTCTAAGACACTGATCACAATCGGTGCTTGATAGGTCAGGCGTGCACTGCGCAAGGCTATACAGCTCCTCAAACCCAGTAAAGTTTTCTTCTTTGGTTGCAAGTTTTTTAGCACGGGAAGGTGCGTTTGCAGCTACGGACACTAGGCCAGTGACAGTCTCAGCCACCAGTTGCCTAAACCGGTTTGGTTCACTAGCATTCTCCACGTTCCACAGAAAGCCCCTAGGGCTTTCATCCAGTTTACGGAAGAAAGACACGTTTGTGTAGCGTAACATGCACTCATCGTACCATAACAGAGTCACTTTTCTTAAGGGGCAGTACATTTGAACTGCTTCTCTGGCCGCAGCAGTAACACAATCTTGGCATTTGCTGGCTGTGAGATCGCCGCGACACAGAAAAGCACCGTAAACTGCAGAGTTGGAATCTTCAGAGCCGGCGGTAGTGTAGTAGTATCCGGTGTCAATGGTTGCATTGGAGGTAagagaagagaggaggaggTTAAGGTTTGACTGGTAGGTGCTGTTGGGAGCCAAACTGGTTGTGTTATCACAGACATGGTAGCGGTAATTTGGGGCAGCTTCACTAGTACGGCTGAGGCTTAGGAAGCCGATCAGCACAAGAGTCATGAACACATTCAGATTGATGGAAAGCATTGTGATCATATGTCACCTCCTTGTACGTACCTTGCGTGCATAAGAAAGGTTTAGATCAGCTGATACATCTGTAACCCGTGTTTGACGGTTTCttcgtcttcgtcttcttcttcttcttttggctTTGCAAAGTGATCTGTTCATGATTGAAATGTAGCCATGTATGAATGGAGGAGTGTTTGAACTGGCAGACAAGTTTTGTCCTAAGTGTTTGAACTGGCGGACAAGTTTTGTCCTAAGGCTCAACTACTGAACACATTCAATTAATGCTTTCAAGACTTCTTTAGCCTTCGGCGACTTGGAAAAGGTTCCTCCTCCTTTGTGGGTCTCGGTGGAATCATGGATTGGCAGAAAAGAAcagaatttttgttttctacttTATGTACATCTATACTAGATAAATGATAcattgagagaaaaaaaaaaaaaaaaagctgttaTTAATCCTCTAAAATCTGAATATGCACACCtcatatatttttgtttattattccacttcttttaatttgatttccAATCTTAccctttgtttttaatgtctctAGAATCTTGAAAGCTTCATTACGTATAACTTAATGACATAAATAAATTGGTGGGATTTCCCGGATTTCGAGAGTACTGTTTTCCTCTTCTTGcaccaacaaataaatttgtctACTGGTAAGTCCTAATTCTAATCTATGATAGTGAGTATCTAATTTACGAAATTGAGATTAAAATACAAATGTGTTCAAACCCATAATGAAACACTTACACTATATTTAGATGAGGAAAATAAACTTAGAATTtggattaaaatttgaatttataaattgacatgcaccaatttccttgtttggattcataaatatagaaatttagaatttttgcaaaacttggaatttggaacctccaattcccaagtttaaatttcatttaaataggtgtcatttctcaatttctatgattagagtttaaaaataacaaattctatattcaattccattgtttattttggttaaccaaacaagaaaattcacaaattctagaaaataaaatctcgtcatttcaattttcatcattttaaaatttcttagtaatcttaaatttcttcatccaaatatAATGTTATAGAACCggaaataattaaaatagtaataaaaaaaaagaagtcatGAGAAGACATACCatgaaaatttgattcaagAGAGTTAGAAGGATCACTCAAGTCATATTTATTCCATTTCACCATGTAAATTACATCAAAACTTTCCAGTAGTATCGGGTTCATATATGGTTGTTTATCGatgaaaaaaaacaagaattttGGTCGGActcaaagttaaaaaaaaaaaaaaaaaaaaaaaagaattgaggACGAAGAATGAAGAATTTTAAGAGAGGTGTAAAAAAAAGGGTCTCTACAGCTCCCCATAATATTTATGtcattaaatttatatttaatgaGGTTTTCAAGATTCTAGTAGATTATaatagatttaaaaaaaatataggagTGTAGATTAAGATTCAaggagtgctaataacatctTCCAAAAAAATAGAACGTACAATTTGAGGAAGATGCTTGAAAATGATCGTTACGATAGTGAgtatcaaaatgtttaattcgGTTATTACAAACAAAAGGACTCACTAAACCATGCCAATCACGTTATGTGGAAAATCAAGACATT carries:
- the LOC103412581 gene encoding cysteine-rich receptor-like protein kinase 25, whose translation is MITMLSINLNVFMTLVLIGFLSLSRTSEAAPNYRYHVCDNTTSLAPNSTYQSNLNLLLSSLTSNATIDTGYYYTTAGSEDSNSAVYGAFLCRGDLTASKCQDCVTAAAREAVQMYCPLRKVTLLWYDECMLRYTNVSFFRKLDESPRGFLWNVENASEPNRFRQLVAETVTGLVSVAANAPSRAKKLATKEENFTGFEELYSLAQCTPDLSSTDCDQCLRGAIALFPACCDGKLGGRVLFPSCNVRYEVYPFYTLVAAAPPPTPVFLPPPPIQPPGSVPRSHGNDEQISSWIVVAIVVPIALLLFLVGCLFHRRRAKKKYNVIQEQNVGTEINAVESLQFSFATIEAATNKFSVHNKLGKGGFGEVYKGIFPDGQQVAVKRLSRGSGQGAEEFKNEVVLVAKLQHRNLVRLLGFCSEGPEKILVYEFVQNKSLDHFLYDSGDQVKLDWPSRYKIINGIARGILYLHHDSRLKIIHRDLKASNVLLDGEMNPKIADFGMARIFRVDQTQGNTRRVVGTYGYIAPEYAMHGLFSVKSDVYSLGVLILEIVTGKKNTNFYNSDNGEDLLSHVWRHWRDGTPLELLDVNLRDSYSRSEVIRCIHIGLLCVQENPDDRPKMQKILLMLSSYSLSMPSPQKPAYFLHSRTDPNMPAMNCSSSDQPASNSLSLSVNEASITELYPR